A region from the Fusarium musae strain F31 chromosome 1, whole genome shotgun sequence genome encodes:
- a CDS encoding hypothetical protein (EggNog:ENOG41): MSIDLNWETLTSGPDGDALAERIREFVHEKFQTVPLPKFIRSVNVHGFDFGTIPPQLELKDITDPLPDFYEEDLDDDEEDSEEEPSPPPPPEPTRMRPGPTPWGGSTRRGGGLRSEVLRNEMMGHDLGSPFLGTSTPGILGGSGLGYFQSHLGTGTHTPLAAVASAHHTNWMSVPGTPAREWGAPSHTRNPSQSSLTSVDNFKSSLDPLQSLREKGSVSTLAPTSVEASRPPTRDTHLGGSAIVDDDEEEGEEEEAGRRPREPRVDDVQAVFRIRYNGDIRLNLTAEILLDYPMPSFVGIPLKLNITGLTFDGVGVLAHIRKRVHFCFLGPDDALAAVGPDDTKEEGGSSTSTADANNEHHKPRFGGLLQEIRVESEIGERVGGKQSLKNVGKVERFVLEQVRRIFESEFVYPSFWTFLV; encoded by the coding sequence ATGTCGATTGACCTGAATTGGGAGACGCTCACTAGCGGCCCCGACGGCGATGCCCTCGCTGAGCGCATACGGGAGTTCGTCCACGAGAAATTCCAGACAGTTCCATTACCAAAATTCATTCGCTCAGTAAACGTCCACGGTTTCGACTTCGGTACCATCCCTCCACagcttgagctcaaggaTATTACAGATCCTCTACCTGATTTCTACGAGGAGGAcctggatgatgatgaagaggacagCGAAGAAGAGCCATCACCTCCTCCGCCCCCAGAGCCAACAAGGATGAGGCCTGGACCTACACCGTGGGGAGGTTCAACGAGGAGAGGTGGTGGATTGAGGAGCGAGGTATTGAGGAATGAGATGATGGGTCATGATTTGGGAAGTCCGTTCCTAGGAACTTCAACGCCAGGAATTCTAGGAGGATCGGGATTGGGCTATTTCCAAAGTCATCTTGGAACAGGCACGCATACGCCTTTAGCAGCTGTTGCAAGTGCGCATCATACTAACTGGATGAGCGTCCCGGGAACACCAGCACGCGAATGGGGAGCCCCCAGTCACACACGGAACCCATCGCAAAGCAGCCTGACTTCTGTTGATAACTTCAAGTCCAGCCTTGACCCGCTGCAGAGCCTGCGTGAGAAGGGAAGCGTCTCTACGCTGGCGCCTACGTCAGTGGAGGCGTCGCGGCCGCCAACGAGGGATACACACCTTGGCGGCTCGGCGATTGtagacgacgatgaagaggagggagaagaagaagaagcaggacGGCGGCCGAGAGAACCTCGTGTTGATGACGTACAAGCTGTCTTTAGGATACGCTACAACGGTGATATACGCTTGAACCTCACTGCGGAGATCTTGCTCGACTACCCCATGCCAAGTTTTGTGGGTATACCTCTAAAACTCAACATTACAGGCTTGACATTTGATGGCGTGGGAGTATTGGCGCATATCCGCAAGCGAGTACATTTCTGCTTCCTCGGCCCAGATGATGCACTCGCAGCTGTCGGTCCCGACGATACGAAAGAAGAGGGGGGTTCGAGCACTTCTACAGCAGATGCCAATAATGAACATCACAAACCACGATTTGGGGGGCTTCTACAAGAGATTCGTGTGGAGAGCGAGATTGGAGAACGGGTTGGCGGAAAgcagagcttgaagaatgTGGGCAAAGTCGAGAGATTCGTGCTAGAGCAGGTCAGAAGGATCTTTGAGTCGGAATTCGTCTATCCCAGCTTTTGGACGTTCCTGGTATAA
- a CDS encoding hypothetical protein (EggNog:ENOG41~BUSCO:EOG09262N5O), which yields MAPGKKNLKATKKFEKRHLTGVLDKRKAGAKIKQRYQMQDKKKARKSKDAEFLKGSKDGEGGEVKKPSAKGKKVNDMSVDEFFSGGFDDIIDSKDKKAGKLGKRKRNGAAAEDSQASDSDDSIGAQPIAADSDDNDGDDDAEDDVGMSKETMEKLAENDPEFYKFLKENDPEALDFDDNADLAEVDALSGDDESEQEEEQPKKKRKKEKEAKAEAVAQGNELTRELVASWRKAMAEKNSLRAARQVVLAFRCAAHLNEDDDGETQQRYAINSPEVFNDILLLALKEIPTVMNHHLPVKESASGKVHVQTESRKFHTLSLLLKTYTSSIMHLLSTLSDDKTLKLTLSSITPILPYLLSFKKLVKALAKSVVNFWAQPASSETTKLTAFLVLRRLVVIGDKGIRETVLKAVYQGLIQGCRVTNANTLQGINLMKNSAAELWGIDQSVGYTTAFSFIRQLAIHLRNSIVHNKNDAFRIVYNWQYTHSLDFWSCVLAEHCSPLKEAEAGKESQLKLLIYPLVQVTLGAMRLIPTAIYFPFRFHLIRSLLRLSRATGTYIPLASPLLEVLTSAEMKKAPKAASLKPFDFATAYKAPKSYLRTRVFQDGVGEQFVELLGEYFFLWATSIAFPELALPVVIQLKRWLKQARNKSTGNKNVKLASQVILLVQKLEANGKFIEEKRAKVDFAPRDRTQVEAFLRDFDLAKTPLGAYVVGQRKARAERVKLLEEARREDDRKRRQDEKADLEDQVEDDSEGDEDEDEDEEMDGENGAADSDDEEDEEE from the coding sequence ATGGCGCCAGGCAAGAAGAACCTCAAGGCGACCAAGAAGTTTGAGAAGAGACATCTCACAGGTGTTCTCGACAAGCGGAAAGCAGGCGCCAAAATCAAGCAGCGCTATCAGAtgcaggacaagaagaaggctagAAAGTCAAAAGATGCAGAGTTTCTCAAGGGCTCCAAGGATGGAGAGGGCGGAgaggtcaagaagcccaGCGCCAAGGGCAAAAAGGTCAACGATATGAGTGTCGATGAGTTCTTCTCGGGCGGTTTCGACGACATCATCGACAGCAAGGATAAGAAGGCCGGCAAGCTTGGAAAGCGAAAGAGGAACGGTGCCGCCGCCGAGGATAGCCAAGCTAGCGACTCTGACGACTCGATCGGCGCGCAGCCCATCGCGGCCGACAGCGACGACAATGATGGCGACGACGACGCCGAGGACGATGTTGGCATGAGCAAGGAGACCATGGAGAAGCTCGCCGAGAATGATCCCGAATTCTACAAGTTCCTCAAGGAGAACGACCCCGAGGCTCTCGACTTTGACGACAACGCCGACCTCGCAGAGGTAGATGCGCTTAGTGGCGACGACGAGtcggaacaagaagaggagcagcccaagaagaagcggaagaaggagaaggaggccaaggctgaggccGTTGCGCAAGGGAACGAGTTGACCCGTGAGCTTGTCGCTTCGTGGAGGAAGGCTATGGCCGAGAAGAACTCTCTACGGGCGGCCCGACAGGTTGTTCTAGCTTTCCGATGCGCTGCACACTtgaacgaggatgatgatggggagaCTCAGCAGCGATATGCTATCAACAGTCCCGAGGTCTTCAACgacattcttctcctcgccctcaaGGAGATCCCCACGGTTATGAACCACCATCTCCCCGTCAAGGAGTCAGCCTCTGGCAAGGTCCACGTCCAGACCGAGTCAAGAAAGTTCCACACATTGTCTCTGCTGCTCAAGACATATACCTCGTCCATCATGCACCTGTTGAGCACTCTCTCCGACGACAAGACCCTCAAGCTCACACTCTCATCCATCACCCCTATTCTCCCTTACCTCCTCtccttcaagaagctcgtcaaGGCCCTCGCCAAATCAGTCGTCAACTTCTGGGCTCAGCCTGCCAGTTCCGAGACGACAAAGCTCACAGCATTCCTCGTCCTACGACGTCTGGTTGTTATCGGTGATAAGGGTATTCGCGAAACTGTTCTCAAGGCTGTTTACCAAGGTCTTATCCAGGGCTGCCGTGTCACAAATGCCAACACTCTTCAGGGCATTAACCTCATGAAGAACTCTGCTGCTGAACTTTGGGGTATCGACCAGTCTGTTGGCTACACAACTGCCTTCTCTTTTATCCGACAACTCGCTATTCACCTGCGAAACAGTATCGTACACAACAAGAATGACGCCTTCCGAATCGTCTACAACTGGCAATACACACACTCCCTCGACTTCTGGTCATGCGTTCTCGCCGAGCATTGCAGTCCCCTGAAGGAGGCCGAGGCTGGAAAGGAGAGCCAACTGAAGCTCCTTATCTACCCCCTTGTTCAAGTCACGCTCGGAGCCATGCGCCTCATTCCCACCGCCATCTACTTCCCCTTCCGCTTCCACCTAATCCGCTCCCTGCTCCGACTCTCCCGCGCCACTGGAACTTACATCCCTCTCGCCTCCCCCCTTCTCGAGGTCCTTACTTCcgctgagatgaagaaggcccCCAAGGCCGCCTCCCTCAAGCCCTTCGATTTCGCCACAGCTTACAAGGCTCCCAAGTCATACCTCCGAACCCGCGTCTTCCAAGACGGCGTCGGCGAGCAAttcgttgagcttcttggcgagtACTTCTTCCTGTGGGCCACAAGCATTGCCTTCCCCGAGCTCGCTCTCCCCGTCGTCATCCAGCTCAAGCGCTGGCTCAAGCAAGCCCGCAACAAGAGCACGGGCAACAAGAACGTCAAGCTCGCTAGCCAAGTCATTCTCCTGGTACAGAAGCTCGAGGCCAACGGCAAGTTCATTGAGGAGAAGCGTGCAAAGGTCGACTTTGCCCCCAGGGACCGCACTCAGGTTGAGGCGTTCTTGCGTGACTTTGACCTGGCCAAGACACCTCTTGGTGCTTATGTCGTGGGACAGCGAAAGGCTCGTGCTGAGCGTGTCAAGTTGCTTGAAGAGGCCAGGAGAGAGGACGATCGCAAGAGACGACAGGATGAGAAGGCCGATCTAGAAGATCAAGTGGAGGATGACAGTGAAGgtgacgaggacgaagatgaagacgaggagatgGACGGTGAGAACGGCGCTGCTGAtagcgacgacgaagaggatgaagaagagtag
- a CDS encoding hypothetical protein (EggNog:ENOG41) has protein sequence MEVDAASRYRSRILREMKANRDNPFNSPPSSTGSHGTVSPTLSSVFSDPDGESTRRLNEDIARVTAPRNLPVNWEAAHRKWPEFFGMPKSTREVPVYDDNTDTRPMSAESKENKPPAAGIKFAIDDITQDTWQGSARTRAEMQPRVDNESDLSSILSKSPNRALSYHSWKKNTHNPSPLSKVHKRTSSESMAAQEQQRRETISEAFDRLRNSAKSPELRDQNQQNKSSSQMSSAKSSLTAVPPSPASIASPAQNESNGRSFYLPDISHLGDFVDGTLQFSGSMRNGVPIFVKNGRVHDRYEKPSLSAHAEVDEVEVPEDEEKIFVSMDMIREEIISLQEHYDKVQEYAENLQQQVEQLEAQLKSRKSYGDDYDSTRANEKLMAQKNRLEVEVSTLQSRLEQASRKISLNEIENDSLAQERDRAVRKLQEACEDINKLTRKLSTKQKELETTHKQLESTEQIRNENDTLRRDLMSLKHGRDSLDLENKSLSAANDTLRKEHETMKEEIESLRTDNNTVRRENQSLIGENRSLRTTNKTLTDENEELRENLDGLQHELDAAREEVEALQQELQNVSQEKSTLGEDNASLVRHNEKYFEENKVLRRENSGFERSIHDLHDENVKLKDEVDFLKQQLESFRPVPKEDFSARLDDETEENMTSAFFIPDITINSNTGDVDTAENAQATETKEVTEPIEDSGRLPTIPDLTEEETRTHTKRDITSQSETRHSQSKSKSSKSGNQQKVAFSIPSKSYKKSGSNVANQGSKRRTTSDSKRRSSMKGIATYEMDTLEDNDETTGLQSVENATQDNSTQLSVVPKTRKESKGTEQKQSNTQNTTVQSERSQHSRSHSRSLHKQITTDITSASIKSADKDTCPVLSSDAKRVLDDLCEHECRNCTVCSRITSHRNIFTSADIAAGKKRVTVPRPVPVTDRDLSVEDPTMRPTQHPGHALAVVIKGLEDESHHLQLELTRIQAQYNGRDKALGRRERLNLAETIRTLLKRLEAKNDQIYSLYDVLEGQKAAGQAMSEEEIEMTVLNITGMTVRDVTSNSELTWEGVPEL, from the exons ATGGAGGTCGACGCCGCAAGCAGATATCGATCCCGCATTCTTAGAGAAATGAAAGCAAACCGCGACAACCCTTTCAACTCACCACCCTCATCAACTGGCTCACACGGCACCGTCAGCCCTACGCTGTCTTCAGTCTTCTCCGACCCCGACGGCGAGTCCACAAGAAGGCTTAACGAGGATATTGCTCGCGTCACTGCCCCTCGCAACCTCCCCGTCAACTGGGAGGCTGCCCATCGCAAGTGGCCCGAGTTCTTTGGCATGCCCAAGTCGACCCGCGAGGTGCCTGTCTACGACGATAACACTGACACTCGGCCTATGAGTGCCGAGTCCAAGGAGAACAAGCCTCCTGCCGCTGGAATCAAGTTCGCTATTGACGACATCACACAAGACACCTGGCAAGGTTCCGCTAGAACGCGTGCTGAGATGCAGCCTCGCGTCGATAACGAGTCCGATCTGTCTTCGATCCTCTCCAAGTCTCCTAACCGAGCCCTTTCTTACCACTCTTGGAAGAAGAACACACACAACCCTAGTCCATTGTCCAAGGTCCACAAGCGAACCTCATCCGAATCAATGGCCgcacaagaacaacaacggcGAGAGACCATCTCCGAGGCATTTGACCGTCTACGCAACAGTGCAAAGAGCCCCGAGCTTCGAGATCAGAATCAGCAAAACAAGTCTTCATCACAAATGTCTTCAGCCAAGTCCAGCTTGACCGCTGTTCCTCCTTCACCCGCCTCCATTGCCAGCCCGGCACAAAACGAAAGCAACGGTCGCTCTTTCTACCTGCCTGACATCTCACATCTTGGTGACTTTGTCGATGGCACTCTTCAATTCAGTGGCTCAATGCGGAATGGTGTTCCCATTTTCGTCAAGAATGGCAGAGTTCATGATCGTTATGAGAAGCCATCGCTTTCGGCCCATGCCgaagttgatgaagttgaggtgccagaagatgaagagaagatctTTGTTTCTATGGATATGATCCGCGAAGAAATCATCTCTCTCCAAGAGCACTATGACAAGGTTCAAGAGTATGCCGAGAACCTACAGCAACAGGTTGAGCAATTGGAGGCTCAACTCAAGTCACGAAAGTCATATGGCGATGACTACGATTCTACTCGGGCCAACGAGAAACTAATGGCTCAAAAGAACC GTCTGGAAGTTGAGGTTTCCACTCTCCAATCTCGCTTGGAGCAAGCCTCGCGCAAGATCAGCTTGAACGAGATTGAAAACGACTCTTTGGCTCAAGAACGGGACCGTGCAGTGAGGAAACTGCAAGAGGCTTGTGAggatatcaacaagctcacTCGCAAGCTGAGCACGAAACAGAAGGAACTAGAGACAACACACAAGCAGCTCGAGTCGACAGAGCAAATTCGTAATGAGAACGACACCCTCCGACGAGATCTCATGTCTCTGAAACACGGCCGTGATTCGTTGGATCTTGAGAACAAGTCCCTCTCTGCTGCCAATGATACTCTACGAAAGGAGCATGAGAccatgaaggaggagattgagTCCCTGCGAACCGACAACAATACAGTCAGGCGTGAAAACCAGTCCTTGATTGGCGAGAACCGTTCGCTACGAACCACGAACAAGACTCTCACGGATGAGAACGAGGAGCTCCGCGAAAACCTCGACGGACTTCAACATGAGCTTGACGCAGCGAgggaagaggttgaagcgCTTCAACAAGAACTCCAGAATGTGTCTCAAGAAAAGTCCACGCTTGGTGAGGATAACGCAAGCCTGGTGCGACACAACGAAAAGTACTTTGAGGAGAACAAGGTTCTTCGACGCGAGAATTCGGGCTTTGAGCGAAGCATTCATGATCTTCACGACGAGAACGTGAAACTCAAGGATGAGGTTGACTTCCTCAAGCAGCAGTTGGAGTCTTTCCGCCCGGTTCCCAAGGAGGACTTTTCCGCCCGTCTCGATGACGAGACAGAGGAGAACATgacctcagccttcttcattcctgatatcaccatcaacagcaacactgGTGACGTTGATACTGCCGAGAACGCCCAAGCTACTGAGACCAAGGAGGTTACCGAGCCAATCGAGGATAGCGGCAGATTGCCAACAATTCCCGATCTCACCGAAGAGGAGACTCGCACACATACTAAGCGTGACATCACGTCCCAAAGCGAGACCAGGCATTCTCAGAGCAAGAGCAAGAGCTCCAAGTCTGGCAATCAACAAAAGGTCGCTTTCTCGATCCCTAGCAAGTCTTATAAGAAGAGCGGCTCCAATGTCGCAAACCAGGGCAGCAAGCGCCGAACCACTTCCGACTCCAAGAGACGCTCCTCTATGAAGGGCATTGCAACATATGAGATGGACACCCTGGAGGATAATGATGAGACCACTGGTCTACAATCAGTTGAGAATGCTACACAGGACAACTCGACCCAGCTGAGCGTCGTGCCCAAGACACGTAAGGAGTCCAAGGGTACTGAGCAGAAGCAGTCGAACACTCAGAATACGACAGTACAGAGTGAAAGGTCACAGCACAGTCGATCTCACTCCCGATCTTTACATAAGCAGATCACGACCGACATCACCTCTGCTAGCATCAAGAGCGCCGACAAGGATACGTGCCCTGTCCTCTCCAGCGATGCCAAGAGAGTGCTTGATGACCTTTGCGAGCATGAGTGCCGTAACTGCACAGTCTGCAGCCGAATCACATCCCACCGCAACATCTTCACTTCCGCCGATATTGCCGCCGGCAAGAAGCGTGTTACTGTTCCCCGACCAGTTCCTGTCACCGACCGTGACTTGTCGGTAGAGGACCCTACCATGCGGCCGACTCAGCACCCTGGACATGCTCTTGCTGTGGTTATCAAGGGCTTGGAGGATGAATCTCATCACCTCCAGCTTGAGCTTACCCGCATCCAGGCGCAATACAATGGTCGCGATAAGGCCTTGGGTCGCCGTGAGCGTCTCAACCTTGCCGAGACCATTCGCACACTTCTCAAGCGACTTGAGGCAAAGAACGACCAGATCTACAGCCTTTATGATGTCCTTGAGGGTCAGAAGGCCGCCGGCCAGGCTATGTcagaggaggagattgagatGACTGTTCTAAACATCACAGGCATGACTGTCCGCGATGTCACTAGTAACAGCGAACTTACATGGGAGGGTGTCCCCGAGTTATAA
- a CDS encoding hypothetical protein (EggNog:ENOG41), translating into MIPRQGYAPTPHSYVPNTSLSASINLDEEVKLTNTRAERDLQESLAELFSIIITLDELEKAFLKDAVPETEYTEICERSLRQYKALLADETIAREFGDLEDFKAKWDLEAPRATERIRVGMPSTTIDRAPSAQTPAPAAANNTSGVLILEATQEFITFLDAVKLGLLSKDQLHPLLSDVIQSVNRVTDKDFENRGKIVQWLITLNQMRATDELSESQARELELDIQQAYQGFRRTLT; encoded by the exons ATGATTCCAAGACAAGGCTATGCGCCAACTCCTCATAGCTATGTACCCAATACAAGTCTTTCAGCAAGCATAAACCTCGACGAG GAAGTCAAGCTCACCAACACCCGTGCCGAGCGCGACCTGCAAGAATCCCTCGCCGAACTCTTCAGCATTATTATAACACTCGATGAACTCGAAAAGGCCTTTTTGAAAGATGCTGTCCCCGAAACAGAGTATACCGAGATCTGCGAGCGATCGCTGAGGCAGTATAAGGCGCTGCTGGCTGATGAGACGATTGCGAGGGAGTTTGGAGATCTTGAAGATTTCAAGGCCAAGTGGGAT CTCGAAGCTCCTCGCGCAACCGAGCGCATTCGTGTTGGAATGCCCTCAACAACCATCGATCGAGCCCCCTCAGCCCAAACTCCCGCCCCCGCCGCAGCCAACAACACAAGCGGCGTTCTCATTCTCGAAGCCACCCAAGAATTCATCACCTTTCTCGATGCCGTTAAGCTCGGTCTCCTCTCCAAGGATCAACTGCACCCTCTTCTTTCCGACGTCATCCAATCGGTGAACCGCGTCACAGACAAAGACTTTGAGAACCGCGGCAAGATCGTGCAGTGGCTTATCACCCTTAACCAGATGAGAGCGACTGATGAGTTGAGTGAGAGCCAGGCGCgcgagctggagctggataTTCAGCAGGCGTACCAGGGATTTAGGAGGACGTTGACATGA